From Micromonospora echinospora, one genomic window encodes:
- a CDS encoding bifunctional glycosyltransferase family 2 protein/CDP-glycerol:glycerophosphate glycerophosphotransferase, whose translation MALISFVVPVHRVQGYLRECLDSLLGQAFDDVEVIAVDDCSPDASPEILTGYAGRDPRVRLVRLTGNVGLGPARNVGLDRATGEYVWFVDGDDWLTPGCLPVVAERLRATRPDVLLVDHVRVHWDDSVTRSALRDVHPEPVGPETFRLRDRPETVALLHTAWNKLVRREFLVSLGLRFAPGWYEDVSFSYPVLLAAGRIGLLDRVCVNYRQRRAGAITRTPGDRHFDVFAQWERVFRFLADHPAAAGAQELRPVLFERMVWHYLTVLGNGERIAPELRAAFFDRVVAEHARWRPPGGYRAPDGVEGLKHRLVAAGRWRTFSALRGVHQAGGTARRTVRAARRRGAPVLRGAARLTRDAALLAGYRAELRRPVDPTLAVYAAYWYRGYACNPAAIHAAARRLAPHVRGLWIVRRDRVDSMPPGLEYVVAGTAAYFRALARARWLVNNVNFPDHLRKRPGTLHVQTHHGTPVKVMGLDQRRYPLGASGMDFAALLRRVDRWDFSISSNSFSTQMWERAYPASYTTLEVGYPRNDRLVNATADEVADLRAGLGAGPGERVVLYAPTHREHLPGYRPPFDSHQLLDALGPGGRLLVRSHYFHDREPDGSGWPSGDRVTDVSAYEPVEDLYLAADVLVTDYSSAMFDFAVLDRPIVVYAPDLAAYRLARGVYFDVTEEPPGAVATTFPGLVDVFRSGAVDSPAATGERQRFRARFCVWDDGRAAERVVRRVFLNEPAGDGPGDVG comes from the coding sequence ATGGCGCTGATCAGCTTCGTCGTACCGGTCCACCGGGTCCAGGGCTACCTGCGCGAGTGCCTCGACTCCCTGCTCGGGCAGGCGTTCGACGACGTCGAGGTGATCGCCGTCGACGACTGCTCCCCGGACGCCAGCCCGGAGATCCTCACCGGCTACGCCGGCCGGGACCCCCGGGTCCGGCTGGTCCGGCTGACCGGGAACGTCGGGCTCGGTCCGGCCCGCAACGTCGGGCTGGACCGGGCCACCGGCGAGTACGTCTGGTTCGTCGACGGCGACGACTGGCTCACCCCCGGGTGCCTGCCGGTGGTCGCCGAGCGGCTCCGCGCCACCCGACCGGACGTGCTCCTGGTCGACCACGTCCGGGTGCACTGGGACGACAGCGTCACCCGCAGCGCGCTGCGCGACGTCCACCCGGAACCGGTCGGCCCGGAGACGTTCCGGCTGCGGGACCGCCCCGAGACGGTCGCCCTGCTGCACACCGCCTGGAACAAGCTGGTCCGCCGGGAGTTCCTGGTCTCCCTCGGGCTGCGTTTCGCGCCCGGCTGGTACGAGGACGTCTCGTTCAGCTATCCCGTGCTGCTGGCCGCCGGGCGGATCGGGCTGCTCGACCGGGTCTGCGTGAACTACCGGCAGCGGCGGGCCGGGGCGATCACCCGTACCCCGGGGGACCGGCACTTCGACGTCTTCGCCCAGTGGGAGCGGGTGTTCCGGTTCCTGGCCGACCATCCGGCCGCCGCCGGCGCGCAGGAGTTGCGCCCGGTGCTGTTCGAGCGGATGGTCTGGCACTACCTGACGGTGCTCGGCAACGGCGAGCGGATCGCCCCGGAGCTGCGGGCGGCGTTCTTCGACCGGGTCGTCGCCGAGCACGCCCGCTGGCGGCCACCGGGCGGGTACCGGGCGCCGGACGGGGTCGAGGGGCTCAAGCACCGGCTGGTGGCGGCCGGACGGTGGCGTACCTTCAGCGCGCTGCGCGGCGTCCACCAGGCGGGTGGGACGGCCCGGCGGACCGTGCGGGCGGCCCGGCGGCGGGGTGCCCCGGTGCTGCGCGGCGCGGCGCGGCTGACCCGGGACGCCGCGCTGCTCGCCGGCTACCGGGCGGAGTTGCGCCGGCCGGTGGACCCGACGCTCGCCGTCTACGCCGCGTACTGGTACCGGGGGTACGCCTGCAACCCGGCCGCGATCCACGCCGCCGCCCGCCGGCTGGCCCCGCACGTACGCGGGTTGTGGATCGTCCGGCGGGACCGGGTCGACTCGATGCCGCCCGGTCTGGAGTACGTGGTGGCGGGCACCGCCGCCTACTTCCGGGCGCTGGCCCGGGCGCGGTGGCTGGTCAACAACGTCAACTTCCCCGACCACCTGCGCAAACGCCCCGGCACCCTGCACGTGCAGACGCACCACGGCACCCCGGTCAAGGTGATGGGGCTGGACCAGCGGCGGTACCCGCTCGGCGCGTCCGGGATGGACTTCGCCGCGCTGCTGCGCCGGGTCGACCGGTGGGACTTCAGCATCTCCTCGAACAGCTTCTCCACCCAGATGTGGGAGCGGGCGTACCCGGCGTCGTACACCACCCTGGAGGTGGGCTATCCGCGCAACGACCGGCTGGTGAACGCCACCGCCGACGAGGTCGCCGACCTCCGGGCCGGGCTCGGTGCCGGGCCCGGGGAGCGGGTGGTGCTCTACGCGCCCACCCACCGGGAGCACCTGCCCGGCTACCGTCCCCCGTTCGATTCCCACCAACTGCTCGACGCGCTCGGCCCCGGCGGGCGGCTGCTGGTGCGCAGCCACTACTTCCACGACCGCGAGCCGGACGGGTCCGGCTGGCCGTCCGGCGACCGGGTGACCGACGTCAGCGCGTACGAGCCGGTGGAGGACCTCTACCTCGCCGCCGACGTGCTGGTCACCGACTACTCCTCGGCGATGTTCGACTTCGCCGTGCTGGACCGGCCGATCGTGGTGTACGCGCCGGACCTGGCGGCGTACCGGCTGGCGCGGGGCGTCTACTTCGACGTGACCGAGGAACCGCCGGGCGCGGTGGCGACCACCTTCCCCGGCCTGGTCGACGTGTTCCGCTCCGGGGCGGTCGACTCGCCGGCGGCCACCGGGGAACGGCAGCGGTTCCGGGCCCGGTTCTGCGTCTGGGACGACGGGCGGGCCGCCGAACGGGTGGTCCGCCGGGTCTTCCTCAACGAGCCGGCCGGCGACGGCCCGGGTGACGTGGGATGA
- a CDS encoding DUF4230 domain-containing protein yields MSRNGDVNQPTREFPEYPTDSGSTDPAPADRPAVEPDEPADAGRRGPARGLLLVLGAAALVMVILLGTQVTGLWPSWRNPFAQETTDRSQPPLLKSIRDLSRYVAAEGNFQVVVDLETDRKYVPDFLLNERTLFVGAGRVEAYVDFSKIAEGAVVESADGKSVEITLPAPQMSDTNLDIEKSYVFAEKRGLLNRLGDVFADDPNRQREVYRLAEERITAAARDSELAARAEANTRKMLEGLLRSLGYQTVTVTYAAP; encoded by the coding sequence ATGTCCCGCAACGGCGATGTCAACCAGCCCACGCGCGAGTTCCCGGAATACCCGACCGACAGCGGGTCGACCGATCCGGCACCGGCTGACCGGCCGGCCGTCGAGCCCGACGAGCCGGCCGACGCCGGTCGCCGTGGCCCGGCCCGTGGGCTGCTCCTGGTGCTCGGGGCCGCCGCGCTGGTCATGGTGATCCTGCTCGGCACCCAGGTGACCGGCCTCTGGCCGAGCTGGCGTAACCCGTTCGCCCAGGAGACCACCGACCGCAGCCAGCCGCCGTTGCTGAAGTCGATCCGGGACCTCAGCCGCTACGTGGCCGCCGAGGGCAACTTCCAGGTCGTCGTCGACCTGGAGACCGACCGGAAGTACGTGCCGGACTTCCTGCTCAACGAGCGCACCCTCTTCGTCGGGGCGGGCCGGGTCGAGGCGTACGTCGACTTCTCGAAGATCGCCGAAGGGGCGGTGGTGGAGTCCGCCGACGGGAAGTCCGTCGAGATCACTCTCCCCGCGCCGCAGATGAGCGACACCAACCTCGACATCGAGAAGAGCTACGTCTTCGCCGAGAAGCGGGGGCTGCTCAACCGGCTCGGCGACGTCTTCGCCGACGACCCGAACCGACAGCGGGAGGTCTACCGGCTGGCCGAGGAGCGGATCACCGCCGCCGCCCGGGACAGCGAACTCGCGGCCCGCGCCGAGGCGAACACCCGCAAGATGCTGGAGGGACTGCTCCGCTCACTCGGCTACCAGACGGTCACCGTCACCTACGCCGCACCCTGA
- a CDS encoding ABC transporter ATP-binding protein, which yields MRELVVHRGGRDPDGGRFWPLREVSFTIAPGERVGVLGRNGSGKSTLLRLIAGVLIPDEGRIRVRGAVAPLLELSAGFANDLTGRENLHLVGGLHGLSPDYLRRHFDDIISFAGEQVERAVDTPVRHYSSGMKIRLGFAIVSRLPHPVLLMDEVTAVGDAEFRAKCYATIDRLLAEGRTLVLVSHNEKDLTRFCRRGLYLDGGRLAVDGSLDEALAAYHRSVAR from the coding sequence CTGCGCGAGCTGGTCGTCCACCGGGGCGGCCGGGACCCGGACGGCGGTCGGTTCTGGCCGCTGCGGGAGGTGTCGTTCACCATCGCCCCCGGGGAACGGGTCGGTGTGCTGGGCCGCAACGGCAGCGGCAAGAGCACCCTGCTGCGGCTGATCGCCGGGGTGCTGATCCCCGACGAGGGACGGATCCGGGTGCGTGGTGCGGTCGCCCCGCTGCTGGAACTCTCCGCCGGCTTCGCGAACGACCTGACCGGGCGGGAGAACCTGCACCTGGTCGGTGGCCTGCACGGACTCTCTCCGGATTACCTCCGGCGGCACTTCGATGACATCATCTCCTTCGCTGGCGAGCAGGTCGAGCGGGCCGTCGACACTCCGGTACGGCACTACTCCTCCGGGATGAAGATCCGGCTCGGCTTCGCGATCGTCAGCCGGCTGCCGCACCCCGTGCTGCTGATGGACGAGGTGACGGCCGTCGGGGACGCGGAGTTCCGTGCGAAGTGCTACGCCACGATCGACCGACTGCTCGCGGAGGGGCGCACCTTGGTGCTGGTGTCACACAACGAGAAGGACCTGACCCGGTTCTGCCGTCGGGGTCTCTACCTTGACGGTGGCCGGTTGGCCGTCGACGGGTCGCTGGACGAGGCGCTCGCCGCGTACCACCGGTCGGTCGCGCGGTGA
- a CDS encoding ArsR/SmtB family transcription factor, producing MVVDELDQAEVDRVFHALADATRRDILARVIRGGQSVTALARHYTMSFAAVQKHVAVLERASLVTKQRKGREQIVHGDLAALRRVSQLLDAYEELWRHRVHRMDQILDEE from the coding sequence ATGGTTGTAGATGAGTTGGACCAGGCGGAGGTCGACCGCGTCTTCCATGCCCTGGCCGACGCCACCCGCCGCGACATCCTCGCCCGGGTGATCCGCGGTGGGCAGTCCGTGACGGCGCTCGCGCGGCACTACACCATGAGCTTCGCGGCGGTGCAGAAACACGTGGCCGTCCTCGAACGGGCGTCTCTCGTCACGAAGCAACGCAAGGGCAGGGAGCAGATCGTGCACGGTGACCTGGCGGCGTTGCGCCGCGTGAGCCAGCTTCTCGACGCGTACGAGGAGCTGTGGCGCCACCGCGTGCACCGCATGGACCAGATCCTGGACGAGGAATGA
- the argS gene encoding arginine--tRNA ligase: protein MPSLASSLSDSVTVAAASLGLPDLAPQVRRSEYADFQADGTLAAARALRRQPRELAAELVAALPAGGPVASARVAGPGFVNLHLTDAALLAQAAARLDDPRLGVGMPEAGVTTVIDYSQPNIAKEMHVGHLRSTIIGDALVRILEHLGGKVVRRNHIGDWGTQFGMLIQHRFEQPGPSAADDSATLRQLATLYRRARTAFDTDPAFAERARQRVVALQSGDPATLAAWRDIVAESTRYFTEIYRQLDVRLSDADAVGESAYNRELPQVAEELERAGVAVVSDGALCVFFDDIHGPDGRPTPLIVRKSDGGFGYAATDLAALRQRVAQLRADRLLYVVDARQALHFRMVFDTARRAGWLPSAVSAVHVAFGTVLGPDGRPFKTRAGDTVRLADLLTEAVDRARGVVAAKNPDLTGAALDERARQVGIGAVKYADLATGRARAYAYDPDRMLALTGNTGVYLQYAHARIRSILARADSGDAVVDTDAVLEPAERALVLDLDGFADTLTEVLAGHEPHRLCGYLYRLAQTFTAFYEQCPVLRADVRQRGNRLALCRLTGDTLRTGLHLLGIEAPEQL, encoded by the coding sequence GTGCCCTCGTTGGCCTCGTCCCTGTCCGACTCCGTGACCGTCGCCGCAGCATCCCTCGGGCTTCCGGATCTGGCACCCCAGGTACGCCGATCCGAGTACGCGGACTTCCAGGCCGACGGAACCCTCGCGGCGGCCCGGGCCCTGCGGCGCCAGCCACGGGAACTCGCAGCGGAGCTGGTCGCGGCGCTGCCAGCGGGTGGTCCGGTGGCCTCGGCGCGCGTCGCCGGTCCCGGTTTCGTCAATCTCCACCTCACCGACGCCGCGCTACTGGCGCAGGCCGCCGCCCGCCTCGACGATCCGCGCCTGGGAGTCGGCATGCCCGAGGCGGGCGTCACCACCGTGATCGACTACTCACAGCCGAACATCGCCAAGGAGATGCACGTCGGGCATCTGCGGTCCACCATCATCGGGGACGCCCTGGTGAGGATCCTCGAACACCTCGGCGGGAAGGTGGTGCGGCGAAACCACATCGGTGACTGGGGCACCCAGTTCGGCATGCTGATCCAGCACAGGTTCGAGCAGCCCGGCCCGTCGGCAGCGGACGACAGCGCCACCCTGCGCCAGCTGGCCACCCTCTACCGGCGGGCGCGGACAGCGTTCGACACCGACCCGGCGTTCGCCGAGCGGGCCCGGCAGCGGGTGGTGGCCCTGCAGAGCGGCGACCCGGCCACCCTGGCCGCTTGGCGGGACATCGTCGCGGAGTCCACCCGGTACTTCACCGAGATCTACCGGCAACTCGACGTACGCCTATCCGACGCCGACGCGGTCGGCGAGAGCGCCTACAACCGCGAGCTGCCCCAGGTCGCCGAGGAACTGGAACGCGCCGGGGTGGCGGTGGTCAGCGACGGAGCACTCTGCGTCTTCTTCGACGACATTCACGGTCCCGACGGCAGGCCCACCCCGCTGATCGTCCGCAAGAGCGACGGCGGCTTCGGTTACGCGGCGACCGACCTGGCCGCGCTCCGGCAGCGGGTGGCCCAACTCCGGGCCGACCGGCTGCTGTACGTGGTCGACGCTCGGCAGGCGTTGCACTTCCGGATGGTCTTCGACACCGCGCGGCGGGCCGGTTGGCTGCCGTCGGCCGTGTCCGCCGTGCACGTGGCCTTCGGCACCGTCCTCGGCCCCGACGGACGGCCCTTCAAGACCCGGGCCGGCGACACGGTCCGGCTGGCCGACCTGCTGACCGAGGCGGTCGACCGGGCCCGGGGGGTGGTCGCCGCCAAGAACCCGGACCTCACCGGCGCGGCCCTCGACGAACGGGCGCGGCAGGTCGGCATCGGGGCGGTCAAGTACGCCGATCTGGCCACCGGCCGGGCTCGCGCCTACGCCTACGACCCGGACCGGATGCTGGCGTTGACCGGCAACACCGGCGTGTACCTGCAGTACGCCCACGCCCGGATCCGTTCCATCCTGGCTCGCGCGGACAGTGGTGACGCGGTCGTCGACACCGACGCGGTCCTGGAGCCGGCAGAGCGGGCACTCGTCCTCGATCTCGACGGCTTCGCGGACACCCTCACGGAGGTGCTGGCAGGTCACGAGCCCCACCGGCTCTGCGGCTACCTGTACCGGCTCGCGCAGACCTTCACCGCCTTCTACGAGCAGTGCCCGGTGCTGCGCGCCGATGTCCGACAGCGGGGCAACCGACTCGCCCTGTGCCGGCTCACCGGCGACACCCTGCGCACCGGCCTGCATCTGCTTGGCATCGAGGCGCCGGAGCAGCTGTAG
- a CDS encoding DUF5941 domain-containing protein, which translates to MTLAIVLAAGGPAALPDDTVPHLVAQWRAAGATEVRVAADLGELAALAEHATGPVLVSGADLVAHTTVLKHLATSPVPGTAALVLADPPADRHAVVHEERGQVVSAGSTGTLPDATGSFGGALRVVPADLPALVAAARTAATTTVPAGTVGPPADVAGAPGAAVPAPVASDATPVGTDLDRLFAAFTATGALTFAHRVRLLVAHRVVDPAGLAAARAELAGVDEDAAELRLSVKERDDFFTTYFVSTWSPYVTKLCARLRLTPTGVTMISVLFAVVAAVLFGVGGRPALVAGGVLLYLGFMLDCVDGQLARYTRNFSPWGGWLDTMADRAKEYVVYAGLGFGMTHAGLGDGWVLALAAMTLQTVRHHIDAWYGVLHDAAARRPKAASTGGGIGDKLNAASNRVQNDTGSLSYWLKRTVVFPIGERWALIALAAALFDTRVALVAVLVWGGLAFAYTGALRTLRARFMRVPALGTVDAGLHRDDGPLLRRFGGRIPAQLPLAVLAALAAAGLLGMALADADTARWAAPVALLVLLAAGLAARGRAEGPLDWLVPAALRAAEYVFAIAVGVAGDVPLPLVFGYVFVLTLLHYDLVARLEKRQPAPPLHDLTLGWEGRSILLVVALIAGFAWVGMATLGAYLFVVFVMSVVAAWVTVPARAARTAPAR; encoded by the coding sequence GTGACGCTCGCGATCGTGCTCGCCGCCGGGGGGCCGGCGGCGCTTCCCGACGACACCGTTCCCCACCTCGTCGCGCAGTGGCGGGCCGCCGGGGCGACCGAGGTCCGGGTCGCCGCCGACCTGGGCGAGCTGGCCGCGCTGGCCGAGCACGCGACCGGGCCGGTGCTGGTCTCCGGAGCGGACCTGGTGGCCCACACCACCGTGCTGAAGCACCTCGCCACCAGCCCGGTCCCGGGCACGGCCGCGCTGGTGCTGGCCGACCCGCCGGCCGACCGGCACGCGGTGGTCCACGAGGAACGCGGCCAGGTGGTGTCCGCCGGCTCCACCGGTACGCTGCCCGACGCCACCGGCAGCTTCGGCGGCGCGCTCCGGGTCGTTCCGGCCGACCTGCCCGCGCTGGTCGCCGCCGCCCGGACGGCCGCCACCACGACCGTCCCCGCCGGTACGGTCGGCCCGCCCGCCGACGTGGCCGGTGCTCCGGGCGCCGCCGTCCCCGCCCCGGTCGCGTCCGATGCCACGCCGGTCGGCACCGACCTGGACCGGCTCTTCGCCGCGTTCACGGCCACCGGGGCGCTGACCTTCGCGCACCGGGTGCGCCTGCTCGTCGCGCACCGGGTCGTCGACCCGGCGGGGCTGGCCGCCGCCCGCGCCGAGCTGGCCGGGGTGGACGAGGACGCGGCCGAGCTGCGGCTGTCGGTCAAGGAGCGGGACGACTTCTTCACCACGTACTTCGTCAGCACCTGGTCGCCGTACGTGACGAAGCTCTGCGCACGGCTCCGGCTGACGCCGACCGGGGTCACCATGATCTCGGTGCTCTTCGCCGTGGTCGCGGCGGTGCTGTTCGGGGTGGGCGGACGGCCCGCGCTGGTGGCCGGCGGCGTGCTGCTCTACCTCGGGTTCATGCTCGACTGCGTGGACGGGCAGCTCGCCCGGTACACCCGCAACTTCAGCCCCTGGGGCGGCTGGCTGGACACCATGGCCGACCGGGCCAAGGAGTACGTCGTCTACGCCGGGCTCGGCTTCGGGATGACGCACGCCGGGTTGGGCGACGGCTGGGTCCTGGCGCTCGCCGCGATGACCCTCCAGACCGTGCGACACCACATCGACGCCTGGTACGGGGTGCTGCACGACGCGGCGGCCCGCCGGCCGAAGGCCGCCAGCACCGGTGGGGGCATCGGCGACAAGCTGAACGCCGCGTCGAACCGGGTGCAGAACGACACCGGCTCGCTGTCGTACTGGCTGAAGCGGACCGTGGTCTTCCCGATCGGGGAACGCTGGGCGCTGATCGCGCTGGCCGCCGCGCTCTTCGACACCCGGGTAGCCCTGGTCGCCGTCCTGGTCTGGGGTGGGCTGGCGTTCGCGTACACCGGGGCGCTGCGCACCCTGCGGGCCCGGTTCATGCGGGTGCCGGCGCTCGGCACCGTCGACGCCGGTCTGCACCGCGACGACGGTCCGCTGCTGCGCCGGTTCGGCGGGCGGATCCCGGCGCAGCTCCCCCTCGCGGTGCTCGCCGCGCTGGCCGCGGCGGGCCTGCTCGGGATGGCGCTGGCCGATGCCGACACCGCCCGCTGGGCTGCCCCGGTGGCGCTGCTGGTGCTGCTCGCCGCCGGCCTCGCCGCGCGCGGCCGGGCCGAGGGCCCGCTGGACTGGCTGGTGCCGGCCGCGCTGCGGGCCGCCGAGTACGTCTTCGCGATCGCCGTCGGGGTGGCCGGCGACGTGCCGCTGCCGCTGGTCTTCGGGTACGTCTTCGTGCTGACCCTGCTCCACTACGACCTGGTGGCCCGGTTGGAGAAGCGGCAACCTGCTCCGCCGCTGCACGACCTCACGCTGGGCTGGGAGGGGCGTTCGATCCTGCTGGTCGTGGCGCTGATTGCCGGATTCGCGTGGGTGGGGATGGCTACACTCGGTGCGTACCTTTTCGTGGTGTTCGTGATGAGTGTGGTCGCCGCCTGGGTGACCGTCCCGGCCCGCGCCGCGCGTACCGCCCCGGCGCGGTGA
- a CDS encoding SRPBCC family protein produces the protein MPVISSQKDPEARTLTIVAEFDARVDRVWQLWADPRQLERWWGPPEWPATFDRHDFVVGGASRYHMTGPEGEKSRGWWTITAIDAPHRLEFDDGFAGEDGEPVDPEDRSHGVVTLEQVGDRTRMTTVSIFRSVEQLEELVAMGMEEGSRAAMGQIDALLAGDRAAG, from the coding sequence ATGCCTGTCATCAGTTCGCAGAAGGACCCCGAGGCGAGGACCCTCACCATCGTCGCCGAGTTCGACGCCCGCGTGGATCGGGTGTGGCAGCTCTGGGCCGACCCGCGCCAGTTGGAGCGCTGGTGGGGCCCGCCGGAGTGGCCCGCCACCTTCGACCGGCACGACTTCGTGGTGGGTGGCGCCTCCCGCTACCACATGACCGGCCCCGAGGGCGAGAAGTCGCGTGGCTGGTGGACGATCACCGCCATCGACGCCCCGCACCGGCTCGAGTTCGACGACGGCTTCGCCGGCGAGGACGGCGAACCGGTCGATCCCGAGGACCGCTCACACGGGGTGGTGACGCTGGAGCAGGTCGGCGACCGCACCCGCATGACCACGGTCTCCATCTTCCGCAGCGTCGAGCAGCTGGAGGAACTGGTCGCCATGGGCATGGAGGAGGGCTCCCGCGCGGCCATGGGGCAGATCGACGCGCTGCTCGCCGGGGACCGCGCGGCCGGCTAG
- a CDS encoding L-serine ammonia-lyase codes for MISVFDLFSVGIGPSSSHTVGPMRAARTFVEGLKADGLLAGTARVRAELFGSLGATGHGHGSDRAVLLGLAGEAPETVDTDGVGPLVDRVRAERRLSLLDVHEIDFDPDRDLVLHRRRSLPYHPNGMTFTGYDADGAELRTRTYYSVGGGFVVDEAAAGADRIRPDTTPVRYPFATGVELLEVTTATGLSISEVMLANELSWRSEAEVRAGLLEIWRVMRECVDRGCARDGVLPGGLKVRRRAAELRRGLEADAGSADPLRVMDWVTLFALAVNEENAAGGRVVTAPTNGAAGIIPAVLHYYARFVPGADDEGVVRFLLAAGAIGVLFKENASISGAEVGCQGEVGSACSMAAAGLAEALGGTPAQVENAAEIGMEHNLGLTCDPVGGLVQIPCIERNAVASIKAITAARLALRGDGVHAVSLDKVIKTMRETGADMKVKYKETARGGLAVNVIEC; via the coding sequence ATGATCAGCGTCTTCGATCTCTTCAGTGTCGGCATCGGGCCGTCGAGTTCGCACACGGTCGGGCCGATGCGCGCCGCGCGCACCTTCGTGGAGGGGCTGAAGGCCGACGGGCTGCTCGCCGGCACCGCCCGGGTGCGCGCCGAGCTGTTCGGGTCGCTCGGCGCGACCGGACACGGGCACGGCAGCGACCGCGCCGTACTGCTCGGCCTGGCCGGTGAGGCTCCGGAGACCGTCGACACGGACGGCGTCGGCCCCCTGGTGGACCGGGTCCGCGCCGAGCGGCGGCTGAGCCTGCTCGACGTACACGAGATCGACTTCGACCCGGACCGGGACCTGGTCCTGCACCGTCGGCGGTCGCTGCCGTACCACCCCAACGGGATGACCTTCACCGGGTACGACGCCGACGGGGCCGAGCTGCGCACCCGTACGTACTACTCGGTCGGCGGCGGGTTCGTGGTGGACGAGGCGGCGGCCGGCGCGGACCGGATCCGGCCGGACACCACTCCGGTCCGGTACCCGTTCGCCACGGGCGTGGAGTTGCTGGAGGTCACCACCGCCACCGGGCTGTCGATCAGCGAGGTGATGCTCGCCAACGAGCTGTCCTGGCGCAGCGAGGCGGAGGTCCGCGCCGGTCTGCTGGAGATCTGGCGGGTGATGCGGGAGTGCGTCGACCGGGGCTGCGCGCGCGACGGCGTACTCCCCGGCGGGTTGAAGGTCCGGCGGCGCGCGGCGGAGCTGCGCCGGGGACTGGAGGCGGACGCGGGGAGCGCGGACCCGCTGCGGGTGATGGACTGGGTGACGCTGTTCGCCCTGGCGGTCAACGAGGAGAACGCGGCCGGCGGGCGGGTGGTCACCGCCCCGACCAACGGGGCGGCCGGGATCATCCCGGCGGTGCTGCACTACTACGCCCGCTTCGTGCCGGGCGCCGACGACGAGGGCGTGGTCCGGTTCCTCCTGGCGGCCGGGGCGATCGGGGTGCTCTTCAAGGAGAACGCCTCGATCTCCGGCGCCGAGGTCGGCTGCCAGGGCGAGGTCGGTTCGGCCTGTTCGATGGCGGCGGCCGGGCTGGCCGAGGCGCTCGGCGGCACCCCGGCCCAGGTGGAGAACGCCGCCGAGATCGGCATGGAGCACAACCTCGGCCTGACCTGTGACCCGGTCGGGGGTCTGGTGCAGATCCCCTGCATCGAGCGGAACGCGGTGGCTAGCATCAAGGCGATCACGGCGGCCCGGCTCGCGCTGCGGGGCGACGGGGTGCACGCGGTCTCCCTGGACAAGGTGATCAAGACGATGCGGGAGACCGGCGCCGACATGAAGGTCAAGTACAAGGAGACGGCACGCGGGGGGCTCGCGGTCAACGTGATCGAGTGCTGA
- a CDS encoding ABC transporter permease: protein MATGAATLWSHRNALRILVRRDLAVKYQRSVLGYLWSLIEPLGLGAVYYFVFGVLYARDTGRHLGEAAGTYPLFLVAGIFAWQWAASAITEAANALTGQARLVTVLNVPREIFPVGRVAGRFAEYVAGLPILVGIAAVYALRGRIDPGVELLALPLALLVQAALLVGVALLLSALNVLVRDVERVMRLVLRVLFYATPIIYPLSLVRDSPAPGWCKAVYELNPLVGIVQLHHAAWYPDEFPDTRLLVTSVTGSLLVLVVGRLAFRRLEPAVLKEL from the coding sequence GTGGCGACCGGTGCCGCGACCCTGTGGTCGCACCGCAACGCGCTGCGCATCCTGGTCCGCCGTGACCTGGCGGTGAAGTACCAGCGCTCCGTGCTCGGGTACCTCTGGTCGCTGATCGAGCCGCTCGGTCTGGGCGCGGTCTACTACTTCGTCTTCGGGGTCCTGTACGCCCGGGACACCGGCCGGCACCTGGGCGAGGCGGCCGGGACGTACCCGCTCTTCCTGGTCGCCGGGATCTTCGCCTGGCAGTGGGCCGCCTCGGCGATCACCGAAGCGGCCAACGCGCTGACCGGTCAGGCCCGGCTGGTCACCGTGCTGAACGTGCCCCGGGAGATCTTCCCGGTCGGCCGGGTCGCCGGCCGGTTCGCCGAGTACGTCGCCGGCCTGCCGATCCTGGTCGGCATCGCCGCGGTCTACGCCCTGCGCGGCCGGATCGACCCGGGCGTGGAGCTGCTCGCCCTCCCGTTGGCCCTGCTGGTGCAGGCGGCCCTGCTGGTCGGGGTGGCGCTGCTGCTCTCCGCCCTGAACGTGCTGGTGCGCGACGTGGAGCGGGTGATGCGACTGGTCCTCCGGGTGCTCTTCTACGCCACGCCGATCATCTATCCGCTGAGCCTGGTCCGGGACTCCCCGGCCCCCGGGTGGTGCAAGGCGGTCTACGAGCTGAACCCGCTGGTCGGCATCGTGCAGCTACACCACGCGGCCTGGTATCCGGACGAGTTCCCGGACACCCGGTTGCTGGTCACCTCGGTCACCGGCAGCCTGCTCGTGCTCGTCGTCGGTCGGCTGGCGTTCCGGCGCCTCGAACCGGCCGTGCTCAAGGAGTTGTGA
- a CDS encoding PspC domain-containing protein, translating into MSRKLVRPRQGRMLAGVCAGLAQRFGRSPGFVRLLFLLSLLLPGTQVIVYLVLWLLMPNEDRYAVQY; encoded by the coding sequence ATGAGTCGCAAACTGGTCCGGCCCCGTCAGGGGCGAATGCTCGCCGGTGTCTGCGCCGGCCTGGCCCAGCGGTTCGGCAGGTCTCCCGGGTTTGTCCGACTGCTGTTCCTGCTGTCCCTGCTGCTGCCCGGCACCCAGGTCATCGTCTACCTGGTGCTCTGGCTCCTGATGCCCAACGAGGACCGGTACGCCGTCCAGTACTGA